The segment TGAATAAGCAATGAACTAAGCAGGTATTAATTTACGGTAACATTAAATTCTTTCACTACTTCTTTAGAATCAGTTTGATTATTGTTGCTTGCTACAAAAACCACTTTATATGTTCCTGCTTTCGTAAACACATAGCTGTAATTTGTAACCAGATTAGAGCTGAGTGCTTTTATAGCAATTCCGGTACTTGGCATAACTGAATTTGTATTGAAACCTTTTGAAATAGCCCAATCATCATCCTTTGCACTATTGGCAGCTACCAAAGGATGAGTAAAACTGTTATTAGTATTAGAAGTAACAGGGATGTTCCAAAAATTAGCTGCATCACCTGCAAAATCAAAAGAAGCAAACCCTGCGAAATAGACATTATTTGCATTGGTATAACTCTGATTCGGAAAAACAGTTTTAACACTAAAATTACTTACTGTTAGCTGTCTTTGACTCTTAGTTTCATCCTCTGTTTGAAATCTGAAAGCTACATAAATAGGCTTGCCTTCAACTTTGTATGGATTCAACTCAACTGTATCAGTTCCGGGAACTGTTACCTGACTGCTAACATCAACCCAATTTGCTGCTGCTATTTCAGTTTGATTATAGTTTCCTGAAAAATTATTTGATACTAAAATTTTCAAATTAGTAGCAGTACTGCTCCCTGCGGCTGTTGCTAAGGCAGTTGTAAATATCATAGAAGAAACACCTCCTGAGGCAGTGTAAATATCTTTACTGTAATAATCATTGCCCGGTTCTCCGGAATAAAAAACAAGATTGTAGGGAAGACCGCTAATGATAAATTTAGCTGTGTCTCCAACATTGAATGTTGATTTATTGATCGCAATATCAACTTCTGGTTTTTTTACAGCATCCTTCAGGCATGAGGAAAAACTAATTACCCCAACAATACATAGATAAAAAATGAACTGTTTCATAATTATATTAAATTTTAAAACCCTGGATTTTGAGTTGACAACTTGTTATAGAGAATTTCTGAAAGAGGGATTGGCAAAAAGATATCCTTTTCAGAAATATTATTGGGACCCGTAGAAAAAATATTAGAAGCAGCATTGAATGGTGCAGCGTTTCTTGGAATTGTGTAAGGTCCGTAAAGCTTTGTTCCATCAGGGTTGAGTTCATCACTACCTGACCCGACTTCAACACCTATCTTTCTAACGGTTTCTATTAAAATACCCCAACGCTTTAAATCCTGCCTTCTCAAATTTTCAAAAGCTAATTCTCTTAAGCGCTCATCT is part of the Lacibacter sediminis genome and harbors:
- a CDS encoding DUF5017 domain-containing protein → MKQFIFYLCIVGVISFSSCLKDAVKKPEVDIAINKSTFNVGDTAKFIISGLPYNLVFYSGEPGNDYYSKDIYTASGGVSSMIFTTALATAAGSSTATNLKILVSNNFSGNYNQTEIAAANWVDVSSQVTVPGTDTVELNPYKVEGKPIYVAFRFQTEDETKSQRQLTVSNFSVKTVFPNQSYTNANNVYFAGFASFDFAGDAANFWNIPVTSNTNNSFTHPLVAANSAKDDDWAISKGFNTNSVMPSTGIAIKALSSNLVTNYSYVFTKAGTYKVVFVASNNNQTDSKEVVKEFNVTVN